One Megalops cyprinoides isolate fMegCyp1 chromosome 17, fMegCyp1.pri, whole genome shotgun sequence DNA window includes the following coding sequences:
- the LOC118792153 gene encoding ena/VASP-like protein isoform X2: MSEQSICQARASVMVYDDSSKKWVPIKPGQQGFSRINIYHNTANNSFRVVGVKLQDQQVVINYSIVKGLKYNQATPTFHQWRDARQVYGFNFASKEEATTFSNAMLFALNVLSSQDGGQAVQHQTQNGPTTDDLEVQRRQLMEQQQVQAQAERERWPSNSGPTVLSGHVPVLSIAPPMAMPVGLPAPMCAGAPPPPPPPPGPPPAFTGAPPPPPPLPAGGGMGRQVEQTHAVSGLAAAIAGAKLRRVQRPEDSSTGSKNDANRTSGGLMEEMHALLARRRKVTEREEDGQNEDPSMSPSPVTRGSGQQNATDAVKRPWDRANSADRSMASRVRPAGSSSDTDALDFDRMKQEILEEVVRELHKVKDEIIVAIKKELSRISMT; encoded by the exons CGAGCAGAGCATCTGCCAGGCCCGTGCCTCCGTCATGGTTTATGACGACAGCAGCAAGAAGTGGGTGCCAATCAAGCCTGGCCAGCAGGGCTTCAGCCGCATCAACATCTACCACAACACTGCCAATAACAGCTTCCGTGTGGTGGGCGTTAAGCTGCAGGACCAGCAG GTGGTCATCAATTACTCCATAGTCAAAGGCCTCAAGTACAACCAGGCCACACCCACCTTTCATCAGTGGCGTGATGCCAGGCAGGTGTATGGCTTCAACTTCGCCAGCAAGGAGGAGGCCACCACCTTCTCCAACGCCATGCTCTTTGCCCTCAATGTGCTGAGCTCCCAGGATGGAG GCCAAGCTGTACAGCACCAGACCCAGAACGGACCTACTACTGATGACCTGGAAGTGCAGAGAAG GCAGCTCATGGAGCAGCAACAGGTGcaggcacaggcagagagggagcgATGGCCATCTAATTCAG GTCCAACTGTCCTGTCAGGCCATGTCCCTGTGCTGTCCATTGCCCCTCCAATGGCTATGCCAGTTGGTCTTCCAGCCCCTATGTGTGCTGGagcacccccacctccaccaccacccccaggCCCACCTCCAGCCTTCACTGgtgcaccaccccccccccctccgctgcCGGCcgggggagggatggggaggcAGGTGGAACAGACCCATGCAGTCTCAGGACTGGCTGCTGCAATTGCTGGAGCCAAACTACGCAGGGTGCAGAGA CCCGAGGACAGCTCCACAGGGTCCAAAAACGATGCCAATCGCACCAGTGGGGGTCTGATGGAGGAGATGCATGCACTTCTGGCACGGCG AAggaaagtgacagagagagaggaggacggGCAAAAC GAGGACCCCAGCATGTCCCCCTCACCTGTCACACGTGGCTCTGGACAGCAAAATGCCACAG ATGCTGTGAAGAGGCCCTGGGATCGAGCCAATTCCGCAGACAGGTCAATGGCATCAAG GGTAAGGCCAGCTGGGAGCAGCAGCGACACTGATGCCTTAGATTTTGACAGAATGAAGCAG GAAATCTTGGAGGAGGTGGTACGGGAATTGCACAAAGTGAAGGATGAAATCATAGTTG CCATCAAAAAAGAACTGAGTAGAATTAGCATGACATAA
- the LOC118792153 gene encoding ena/VASP-like protein isoform X1 — protein MSEQSICQARASVMVYDDSSKKWVPIKPGQQGFSRINIYHNTANNSFRVVGVKLQDQQVVINYSIVKGLKYNQATPTFHQWRDARQVYGFNFASKEEATTFSNAMLFALNVLSSQDGGQAVQHQTQNGPTTDDLEVQRRQLMEQQQVQAQAERERWPSNSGPTVLSGHVPVLSIAPPMAMPVGLPAPMCAGAPPPPPPPPGPPPAFTGAPPPPPPLPAGGGMGRQVEQTHAVSGLAAAIAGAKLRRVQRPEDSSTGSKNDANRTSGGLMEEMHALLARRRKVTEREEDGQNEDPSMSPSPVTRGSGQQNATDAVKRPWDRANSADRSMASRVRPAGSSSDTDALDFDRMKQVRPVTSNYRSYCPGRATTKPYFSNLTTYYYQTDL, from the exons CGAGCAGAGCATCTGCCAGGCCCGTGCCTCCGTCATGGTTTATGACGACAGCAGCAAGAAGTGGGTGCCAATCAAGCCTGGCCAGCAGGGCTTCAGCCGCATCAACATCTACCACAACACTGCCAATAACAGCTTCCGTGTGGTGGGCGTTAAGCTGCAGGACCAGCAG GTGGTCATCAATTACTCCATAGTCAAAGGCCTCAAGTACAACCAGGCCACACCCACCTTTCATCAGTGGCGTGATGCCAGGCAGGTGTATGGCTTCAACTTCGCCAGCAAGGAGGAGGCCACCACCTTCTCCAACGCCATGCTCTTTGCCCTCAATGTGCTGAGCTCCCAGGATGGAG GCCAAGCTGTACAGCACCAGACCCAGAACGGACCTACTACTGATGACCTGGAAGTGCAGAGAAG GCAGCTCATGGAGCAGCAACAGGTGcaggcacaggcagagagggagcgATGGCCATCTAATTCAG GTCCAACTGTCCTGTCAGGCCATGTCCCTGTGCTGTCCATTGCCCCTCCAATGGCTATGCCAGTTGGTCTTCCAGCCCCTATGTGTGCTGGagcacccccacctccaccaccacccccaggCCCACCTCCAGCCTTCACTGgtgcaccaccccccccccctccgctgcCGGCcgggggagggatggggaggcAGGTGGAACAGACCCATGCAGTCTCAGGACTGGCTGCTGCAATTGCTGGAGCCAAACTACGCAGGGTGCAGAGA CCCGAGGACAGCTCCACAGGGTCCAAAAACGATGCCAATCGCACCAGTGGGGGTCTGATGGAGGAGATGCATGCACTTCTGGCACGGCG AAggaaagtgacagagagagaggaggacggGCAAAAC GAGGACCCCAGCATGTCCCCCTCACCTGTCACACGTGGCTCTGGACAGCAAAATGCCACAG ATGCTGTGAAGAGGCCCTGGGATCGAGCCAATTCCGCAGACAGGTCAATGGCATCAAG GGTAAGGCCAGCTGGGAGCAGCAGCGACACTGATGCCTTAGATTTTGACAGAATGAAGCAGGTAAGACCTGTTACAAGTAATTACAGGTCATACTGCCCAGGCAGAGCCACCACCAAACCATACTTCAGCAATCTGACCACATATTACTACCAAACTGATCTTTAG
- the LOC118792153 gene encoding ena/VASP-like protein isoform X3 — protein MSEQSICQARASVMVYDDSSKKWVPIKPGQQGFSRINIYHNTANNSFRVVGVKLQDQQVVINYSIVKGLKYNQATPTFHQWRDARQVYGFNFASKEEATTFSNAMLFALNVLSSQDGGQAVQHQTQNGPTTDDLEVQRRQLMEQQQVQAQAERERWPSNSGPTVLSGHVPVLSIAPPMAMPVGLPAPMCAGAPPPPPPPPGPPPAFTGAPPPPPPLPAGGGMGRQVEQTHAVSGLAAAIAGAKLRRVQRPEDSSTGSKNDANRTSGGLMEEMHALLARRRKVTEREEDGQNEDPSMSPSPVTRGSGQQNATDAVKRPWDRANSADRVRPAGSSSDTDALDFDRMKQVRPVTSNYRSYCPGRATTKPYFSNLTTYYYQTDL, from the exons CGAGCAGAGCATCTGCCAGGCCCGTGCCTCCGTCATGGTTTATGACGACAGCAGCAAGAAGTGGGTGCCAATCAAGCCTGGCCAGCAGGGCTTCAGCCGCATCAACATCTACCACAACACTGCCAATAACAGCTTCCGTGTGGTGGGCGTTAAGCTGCAGGACCAGCAG GTGGTCATCAATTACTCCATAGTCAAAGGCCTCAAGTACAACCAGGCCACACCCACCTTTCATCAGTGGCGTGATGCCAGGCAGGTGTATGGCTTCAACTTCGCCAGCAAGGAGGAGGCCACCACCTTCTCCAACGCCATGCTCTTTGCCCTCAATGTGCTGAGCTCCCAGGATGGAG GCCAAGCTGTACAGCACCAGACCCAGAACGGACCTACTACTGATGACCTGGAAGTGCAGAGAAG GCAGCTCATGGAGCAGCAACAGGTGcaggcacaggcagagagggagcgATGGCCATCTAATTCAG GTCCAACTGTCCTGTCAGGCCATGTCCCTGTGCTGTCCATTGCCCCTCCAATGGCTATGCCAGTTGGTCTTCCAGCCCCTATGTGTGCTGGagcacccccacctccaccaccacccccaggCCCACCTCCAGCCTTCACTGgtgcaccaccccccccccctccgctgcCGGCcgggggagggatggggaggcAGGTGGAACAGACCCATGCAGTCTCAGGACTGGCTGCTGCAATTGCTGGAGCCAAACTACGCAGGGTGCAGAGA CCCGAGGACAGCTCCACAGGGTCCAAAAACGATGCCAATCGCACCAGTGGGGGTCTGATGGAGGAGATGCATGCACTTCTGGCACGGCG AAggaaagtgacagagagagaggaggacggGCAAAAC GAGGACCCCAGCATGTCCCCCTCACCTGTCACACGTGGCTCTGGACAGCAAAATGCCACAG ATGCTGTGAAGAGGCCCTGGGATCGAGCCAATTCCGCAGACAG GGTAAGGCCAGCTGGGAGCAGCAGCGACACTGATGCCTTAGATTTTGACAGAATGAAGCAGGTAAGACCTGTTACAAGTAATTACAGGTCATACTGCCCAGGCAGAGCCACCACCAAACCATACTTCAGCAATCTGACCACATATTACTACCAAACTGATCTTTAG